Part of the Pedobacter roseus genome is shown below.
TTTATAGTTGCAAACGACGTTCAGGTGTCCAAGCTGATAGTTATTGGTGTTTGTATCATCGTAGGTTTTATCATCGGCTTCGTGGTAGGCCGTCCGAGGAAAACAGTAAGCAGTTACGATGATGAGATCGAAAGGAATCAACCAACGACAGAAAAGAAAAATACTTTAAGCGACGAGGATCGAGAGTACATTAGCTAAAGCCAGGATTAGTAGGATTATTGGATTTTAGGATCCTGGTGCTTCAGCGCTTCCGGATTATGAT
Proteins encoded:
- a CDS encoding LapA family protein, with protein sequence MSAKTISIIILTALLTAFLFLNSDEVPFNFIVANDVQVSKLIVIGVCIIVGFIIGFVVGRPRKTVSSYDDEIERNQPTTEKKNTLSDEDREYIS